A region of the Cyanobium usitatum str. Tous genome:
GCCCCGGCAGCATCAAATCCAGCACCACCAGGGAAAATTGTTGGCCATCGGGCGCCCGCTGCAGCATTTGCAGGGCGTCGCGGCCATTGCCACAGGCCTGGACGCTGAAGCCCTCCAGCTCCAGGGCTTCGCGGATCGTTTCGCGAATCGTTTCGTCGTCTTCGACTACGAGCAAGGAAGGCTGCATGTCTCCATTCTCGCCGGCCAGCTCAACCCCCCAGAAAGTTGCTTCAACCACAGCGGTAACCCTGGCCGCGAACCGTGGTGATCAAGCTGGGTTGGGCGGGATTTTCCTCCAACTTGAGGCGCAGCCAGCGGATGTGCACATCAACGGTCTTGGGATCGAGCTCCACGGCCTCGCTTTCTCCCCACACCCGAGCCAGCAGCTCATCGCGACTCCAGATCCGGCGTGGATGCTTCAAAAAGAAGTGAAGCAGTCGAAATTCCCGGGGCGACAGGCTCACTTCGGCACCATCGCGGCAGACCCGGTGTTCCGCCACAAGCATCGAAACCCGGCCGCAGCGCAGGGCAGGCATGCTTTCCGAGCCGAGTTGGTGGCGGCGCACCAGGGCCCGGCAGCGGGCTAAGCATTCCGCCAGGCCAAAAGGGCTGGTCAGCACGTCATCGGCACCGTCTTCCAGGCCCCGCACCCGGTCGGTCTCGGAGACTCCAGGGCAGAGCAGCAGCACCGGAATCGGCCTGCGGGCTGAGCGCACCTGGCGGCACAACTGGCGGGCTGGTTCGCCCAGGCTGCCATCCAGCACAACCAGATCCCAGTTGAGGTTTGGCACCAGCTTGGAGCTCGCCTGCTCTGCATCAGGGCAAACGGTCACTTCGTAGCCCTCCTCGCCGAGCTGTTGACGCAGGCAGGTGGCTGCGGTGCAGTCGGAGTAAACGAGCAACAGCCGTATGAACGGCTGCTTCATCGATGCTGGTTGCGCTGCTGAGGGAGATGGCTCACCACCAGCCGCCGCTGGCTGTCGATGTGGAGCCAGCCCTCTTCGCGCAAGGCGCCGAGAATCCGGGTCACGGTGACCCGGGTGGTGCTGAGGGTGCTGGCTAGCTCCTGGTGGGTGAGCTTCACCTGAAGGCGCAGGCCCTGTTCGCAGGGCTGGCCGTAGTCGTTGGCGAGCAGCTCTAGGAAGCCGCGCACCCGATCTTCGATGCGGCGCAGGCCGAGCAGGGCCAGTAGGGCCTCACTCTGGCGGTAGCGCGAGGCCATGCCCTGCAGCAGGCCCATGGCCAGATTGGGCGAGCGCTGAATTTCGTCGCAGCTGACGCAGAGCAGGTCGCTGTCCACCAAGGTGTTGGCCGAGTAGGCCTCAACATTGGTGAGGGGATCGCCGAAGGGCTCGTTAGGGCCGGCTAACCCCAGCAGCAACTCATCACCATGGATCGAAATCGCGGTGAGTTTCACCATGCCTCGCACCACCAGCCAAACGCTGCGCTTGAGCAGGGGCACCTGGCTTCCCGCCGCAAGGTGCACCAGGCTGCGCTTCTCGTAACTGGTCTCAAGCAGGTCGCGGAAGCTATCGCTGCGACCCGGCTGAAGAGAGGGCGTGAACACCATCGAGGAGCAAGCCAGTGGGCTGGCACAACGCTATGGAGCCAGCTGCGCCGCCAAGCAAAGGCTCGGTAGTCCCCGGTTTAAGACCCGGTTAGGGCTGGTGGAGGTGATGTTGGTGGTAGTGGCGCCCCTAGAAGTCGCCAGCGAAAGCACCAGCGGGCAGGCTGGATGGAGGCGGCGGCGGCAGGTCTGCCAGGCCTTGTCGCGGAATCGTGGCCATCGCTGCCAGGCTGGGGCAGGGCAGCAACCGCCAGCAACACGGTGATGGTGGTTGCCACCAGGGGCACCAAGGCGGTTAAGAGCCTTGGTTGTGCAGCGCTTGGCTGCTGCATCAGGGGTTGGCGCAATGACGCAGCTACCGCCAGGAACGGCGACCAGGGGCAAACCAGCGCCACCAAAAGGCACTCCTACAAATCCCACGGTGAATACCGCCACCGATAAAACCAGCAGGGGCACCACTACCGGACCGCAGGCCTTCCACAGGGACAGGAAGGAGGCCATGGCTAGTTGGCAACTGGGGAGAGGATATGGAGCGCTATGGGCCGCCGCCGGTATCGCCCCTGCTGGACATGGGCTCGTGCGCCTGAACGGCTTAAAGGTTGATCGGCTTAAAGGTTGATCGGCTTAAAGGTTGATCGGCTTAAAGGTTGATCGGTTTATAGGTTGATCGGTTTATAGGTTGATCGGTTTATAGGTTGATCGGCTCCACTCCGCTCACCACCGGCGCCACGGCGCTCAGCTCCAGTTCCGGGTGCTCCTCCGCCAGCTGACCCAGATTCCAGCTGTTCTTGAACAGCAGCACCGGCCGGTTCCAGGCATCTCGCACCGTCTTGCAATTAAAGATCCGCCCCACCTGCTCCAGCGCTGGCCAGCCGCCCGCCACCCAGCGAGCTACCGCAAAACCAAGCGGTTCAAGCCGCGTCTGCACGCCGTATTCGTGCTCAAGCCGGTATTGCACCACCTCCAGTTGCAGTTGGCCCACCGCCGCCAGAATTGGATCGCGCTTGCTTTCATCTGTGTCGTAGAGGATTTGCACCGCCCCCTCCTCGCGCAGCTCATTGACGCCCTTGCGGAAACTCTTGAACGCCGATGGGTTGGGGTTGCGCAACCAGGCAAAGATCTCCGGCGAGAAGCAAGGAATCCCTTCGTATTCCACCTTCTGGCCTAGATAAAGGGTGTCGCCAATGGCGAACATGCCCGGATTATTGAGGCCGATCACATCGCCGGGGTAGGCGTCCTCCACCACCTCCCGGTCCTGGCCAAACAGCTTC
Encoded here:
- a CDS encoding response regulator transcription factor yields the protein MLVYSDCTAATCLRQQLGEEGYEVTVCPDAEQASSKLVPNLNWDLVVLDGSLGEPARQLCRQVRSARRPIPVLLLCPGVSETDRVRGLEDGADDVLTSPFGLAECLARCRALVRRHQLGSESMPALRCGRVSMLVAEHRVCRDGAEVSLSPREFRLLHFFLKHPRRIWSRDELLARVWGESEAVELDPKTVDVHIRWLRLKLEENPAQPSLITTVRGQGYRCG
- a CDS encoding Crp/Fnr family transcriptional regulator: MVFTPSLQPGRSDSFRDLLETSYEKRSLVHLAAGSQVPLLKRSVWLVVRGMVKLTAISIHGDELLLGLAGPNEPFGDPLTNVEAYSANTLVDSDLLCVSCDEIQRSPNLAMGLLQGMASRYRQSEALLALLGLRRIEDRVRGFLELLANDYGQPCEQGLRLQVKLTHQELASTLSTTRVTVTRILGALREEGWLHIDSQRRLVVSHLPQQRNQHR